One window of the Periophthalmus magnuspinnatus isolate fPerMag1 chromosome 6, fPerMag1.2.pri, whole genome shotgun sequence genome contains the following:
- the LOC117371862 gene encoding parathyroid hormone-related protein-like: MLCTVSNLHQWSLALFLLLAPLTLYGRPFDTYRSRIRRSVSHAQLMHDKGRSLQELKRRLWIQDLLEKVHTAGESDPHMSRTSSQTYSGSSVPQKPQGATKDLSERFGLDSPVLPQETNKAVAYKDQTLKLAIKKKKKVRLGRRRESDKKRRKTRSVRTDGLG; the protein is encoded by the exons GTTGTGCACTGTAAGCAATCTACATCAGTGGAGTCTGGCTCTCTTTTTGCTTTTAGCTCCACTAACTCTTTATGGAAGGCCATTTGATACATATCGGAGCAGAAT ACGGAGGTCAGTAAGTCATGCCCAGCTAATGCATGACAAAGGGCGCTCCTTGCAGGAGTTGAAGCGTCGCTTGTGGATACAGGACCTGTTAGAGAAGGTGCATACAGCTGGTGAAAGTGATCCGCACATGAGCAGGACATCAAGCCAAACATACAGTGGAAGTTCTGTCCCTCAAAAGCCCCAGGGAGCTACCAAAGACCTTTCAGAGAGGTTTGGGCTAGATAGCCCTGTACTACCTCAAGAGACCAACAAGGCTGTGGCATATAAGGACCAAACACTAAAGCTGGCCatcaagaagaagaaaaaggtgCGCCTTGGCCGACGCAGAGAGAGTGACAAGAAACGACGGAAAACACGGTCAGTCAGAACAGATGGTCTTGGATGA